The stretch of DNA TTGCTCAATGGGTATTGCCGAGCGGGGAGGATCAGTGATGCTAGAGACCTGTTTGACAGAATGCCGGAGCGAAATGTTGTGGCTTGCAACGTGATGCTTGATGGGTATGTGCGGCTCTCGCGCCTAGAGGAGGCCTGTAAGCTGTTCGATGAGATGCCAGGTAAGAACTCGATCTCATGGACAACAATAATAAGCGGATTGGCACGTGCTGGAAAACTCCAAGAAGCGAAGGATCTTCTCGACAAGATGTCTTTCAACTGTGTGGCAGCAAAGACTGCGCTGATGCATGGGTATTTACAGCGCAACATGGTTAATGATGCTCGTCAGATTTTTGATGGAATGGAGGTGCATGACACTGTGTGCTGGAATACCATGATCTCTGGTTATGTCCAACGTGGAATGCTTGAAGAGGCGATGTTGTTATTCCAGCGAATGCCAAATAAGGATACGGTTTCCTGGAACACCATGATTGCTGGCTATGCTCAGGGTGGCCAAATGCGCAAGGCAATTGGTATTTTCAGGAGGATGAGCAGGAAAAATACAGTATCTTGGAATTCAGTTATCTCTGGATTTGTTCAGAATGGCCTCTTTGTTGATGCATTCCATCATTTCATGCTCATGAGAAGGGGCACAAATAGGGCTGACTGGTCTACTTATGCAAGCTGTCTCAGAGCATGTGCAAACCTGGCTGCTTTGCATGTCGGGAGGCAACTCCACAGTCTTCTTGTTAGGAGTGGGCATATCAATGATTTATTTGCTCGAAATGCCTTGATTTCCACATATGCAAAGTGTGGGAGGATGTTGGAAGCAAAGCAAATCTTTGATGAGATGGTAGGCAAGGATATTGTTTCATGGAATGCATTGGTTGATGGCTATGCTTCTAACGGTCAAGGGACTGAAGCAATCTCAGTCTTCCGGGAAATGGAAGCCAATGGTGTGAGACCTGATGAAGTCACATTTGTCGGTATCTTGTCAGCTTGCAGTCGTGCCGGATTGATTGATGAAGGATTGGGTTTTTTCAACTCAATGACAGAAGAATACTCTCTGAAGCCAGTCGCTGAGCactatgcttgcatggcagaCTTGCTTGGAAGAGCTGGGAAACTGAATGAGGCATTTGAACTTGTGCAAGGAATGCAGATCCAACCAAATGCTGGCGTCTGGGGTGCATTGCTTGGAGCATGCCAGATGTACAAGAACCATGAGCTTGCACGGCTGGCTGCTGAGAAGTTGTCTGAATTGGAACCTTGCAGGGCCTCAAATTATGTGCTGCTGTCAAACATCAGTGCTGAAGCAGGTAAgtgggatgaagctgaaaaggCTAGGGCTTCAATCAAAGAGAAGGGAGCAAATAAGCCACCTGGTTTAGCTGGATCAACATAGGCCTTATAGTCCAATGATTTGGCTCAGTGATGCCAGTGCAGGTTTTCACTCATAGTGCATTGGTACATAATTTAGGGCTGTTGTCTGAACCAGACTCACATTTTAATCTCATGCCCTGCCAATGAGGAAATCATATAGCATAGGTGAAGAGTGGGCACATCAGGGTTTTGTACAACTTTAATGAAAAGGGAATTCCTAAGTTATAGTGGCTAATATTCTTACTCTTTTTCACCTTGACTTTTGTGGTCTGGATTACATTAAGGTTGTgctattatttttctttttgtttgtgGGCTGAATTATGTGCTGTCCTCTGTTCTTTCTTTACTTTCGGTCCATGCTGGAAACTGATGCCTGTGGTGGGGTTTATCTGGTCGAGATCCACATGTGTAACTGTGTAAGTGATCGTGTGTGCTGCCGTGATTCCGCTCCCATCTTGAGCTTGTTTCCCATCTCGACCGGTGGTGGCGGATTTTGCCAAGTGGCAGAGGTCGAGAAGGTACACAAACTGCTTCTGAATCATCGATTCCAGCATGAGTTCCCCCCCAATATGTCCAGCATTTTTGCGACAGAGTAATGGATTGAGATTATTAGTGATTTGGTTTTCCGATTACGAGCGGTGTTTTTTTATTCCTCGCGAGAGTTTGGGGGGGTTGACTGAGGGAATGTGTGGTGACTGGAAATGGTGTCTGAATTAGTTCTATGAAATCTTATTCAGTTCACATTTTCATGGTGTGTTTTGGTTTGAACTTTGAtggtagttctagttctaggacCAAACTGACTACCTACTTAATGTTAACTGGTAGTTTGGTACCTTTTTATGTTACCTATTTGCAGAGTCAAATTTATGTTACCTTTTTATGTTACCTATTTGTTAACTGAGGATATCA from Sorghum bicolor cultivar BTx623 chromosome 8, Sorghum_bicolor_NCBIv3, whole genome shotgun sequence encodes:
- the LOC8070133 gene encoding pentatricopeptide repeat-containing protein At4g02750, translating into MAAAGAAKVTAAAAASAVFRSNQELTRLARSGQLAAARRLFDSMPRRNTVTYNSMLSALARHGRIDEARALFDGMPSRNAVSWNAMIAALSDHGRVADARGLFDRMPSRDDFSWTVMVSCYARAGELELARDVLDRMPGDKCTACYNAMISGYAKNGRFDDAVKLLREMPAPDLFSWNSALAGLTQSGQMVRAVQFFDEMVEKDMVSWNLMLEGFVRAGDLDAAASFFGRIESPNVVSWVTLLNGYCRAGRISDARDLFDRMPERNVVACNVMLDGYVRLSRLEEACKLFDEMPGKNSISWTTIISGLARAGKLQEAKDLLDKMSFNCVAAKTALMHGYLQRNMVNDARQIFDGMEVHDTVCWNTMISGYVQRGMLEEAMLLFQRMPNKDTVSWNTMIAGYAQGGQMRKAIGIFRRMSRKNTVSWNSVISGFVQNGLFVDAFHHFMLMRRGTNRADWSTYASCLRACANLAALHVGRQLHSLLVRSGHINDLFARNALISTYAKCGRMLEAKQIFDEMVGKDIVSWNALVDGYASNGQGTEAISVFREMEANGVRPDEVTFVGILSACSRAGLIDEGLGFFNSMTEEYSLKPVAEHYACMADLLGRAGKLNEAFELVQGMQIQPNAGVWGALLGACQMYKNHELARLAAEKLSELEPCRASNYVLLSNISAEAGKWDEAEKARASIKEKGANKPPGLAGST